The following is a genomic window from Photobacterium sp. GJ3.
TGCCTGTTATTGTCTGGCTTTGTAATCCGCTTTGTCGAGATTGTGTTTTTTCATTCTCAGGTACAGCTTCTTGCGGGGAATTTGCAGATAGCCGGAAACCTCGTTGATGCGGCCACTGAACAGGTAGAGCGCATCTTCAATCACTTGTTTTTCGTAGCTGTCGATCAGGTCATCCAGCGGGCTACTCATCTGCTCCAGCGGCTGTGTTCGTTCCTGACCGGCCAGTTTCACGATACCGATGGCGTACAGTTCTGCGACATTGCGGAGCTCCAGAACATTGCCGCGCCAGTGATGGCGGTTCAGTGTATTGATATAGGCTTTATCAATCACAGGAACGCTTTTATTCAGCTTCTGGCAACTGGCTTTCAGGAAATGTTTGAATAAGGGCGTAATATCGGTTGCGCGCTGGCGGAGGGGGGGGCAAGAAACCGCACCTGGCTGAGGAAATAGAACAGCTCCGGAACCAGAGACTCTTTTTCGACAGCTGCTTCGGCGGTGCCTTCCAGAATCGCCAGCACACGAACTTCGCGTTTTCCCAACCGCTCTTGTTCGAGCAGGAAGCGGCACAGCCAGCGCTGTGTGTCTGCGGGCATGGCAGGCAGGTTATTGATACAAATACTGCCGCTGCGTGCATTGATCATGGCGCGCTGTAAATCCGGTGTGCGTTCGACTTTCGTGCCACACAGCTTAATCAGCGGTCCATTGGCCAGGTGACTGTTGCTGTGAAGCAGCCGGGCAATGGTATGACGACCGGTACCGCATTCCCCTTCAATCAGGACATCTTTGTTGTTGTTGGCAGTCT
Proteins encoded in this region:
- a CDS encoding helix-turn-helix domain-containing protein, which codes for MIDKAYINTLNRHHWRGNVLELRNVAELYAIGIVKLAGQERTQPLEQMSSPLDDLIDSYEKQVIEDALYLFSGRINEVSGYLQIPRKKLYLRMKKHNLDKADYKARQ